One genomic segment of Streptomyces liangshanensis includes these proteins:
- the eccE gene encoding type VII secretion protein EccE, whose product MSTATRERDGRSTARVPAPAGRRRGRRAEAGAASASPGVAPARTTLRSRPRAGHLGPFQLRQLVLVEVALALTGIGLALGGLWLVPAVTVASVLVLVAVARRRGHAVQDWLSTARALRARNRPAEPCGPDVDPALAPVVESVPGFRPFTYVDRNRRTVGMLGDGTFLTVVVRVEASGDGLRPVFGARSLPLTLLADALTVDDITVESVQLVQQVRSAPAPHLPQQAVARLSYAPLQEQTGAPALRLSWVAVKLDPELCREAVDARGGGVEGAQRCLVRVADHVASRITGAGFRAVVLDQEELNSAMATSACASPALSARAGRPDAAARRRTAETARVWRCDDRWHTTYAVGRWPELGRGATPLPKLVALLTSAPAFATTFSVTLRPGAHRGTMSIGGHVRITGGSDTELVRVRRTLEQAARHAKVGLVRLDREQLPGVLATLPLGGAR is encoded by the coding sequence ATGAGTACGGCGACGCGCGAGCGCGACGGACGGAGCACCGCGCGGGTACCCGCTCCCGCCGGCCGGCGGCGCGGCAGGCGCGCGGAGGCGGGCGCCGCGAGCGCATCGCCCGGTGTCGCCCCCGCGAGGACGACGCTGCGCTCCCGGCCCCGGGCCGGCCACCTCGGGCCTTTCCAGCTGCGGCAGTTGGTGCTGGTGGAGGTCGCCCTCGCGCTGACGGGGATCGGCCTCGCGCTCGGCGGCCTCTGGCTCGTCCCGGCCGTAACCGTGGCGAGTGTGCTGGTGCTGGTCGCCGTGGCGCGCCGCCGGGGCCATGCCGTACAGGACTGGCTGTCGACGGCCCGCGCGCTGCGTGCGCGGAACCGGCCCGCCGAGCCGTGCGGCCCCGACGTCGACCCCGCGCTCGCGCCCGTCGTGGAGAGTGTGCCGGGATTCCGTCCCTTCACCTATGTCGACCGGAACCGCCGGACGGTCGGGATGCTCGGCGACGGGACGTTCCTGACCGTGGTGGTACGGGTGGAGGCCAGCGGCGACGGGCTGCGCCCGGTGTTCGGCGCGCGGTCCCTGCCGCTCACCCTGCTGGCCGACGCCCTCACGGTCGACGACATCACCGTGGAATCGGTGCAGTTGGTGCAGCAGGTGCGTTCGGCGCCCGCGCCGCACCTGCCCCAGCAGGCGGTGGCCCGGCTGTCGTACGCGCCTCTCCAGGAGCAGACCGGCGCGCCCGCGCTGCGGCTCAGCTGGGTGGCGGTCAAGCTGGACCCCGAGCTGTGCCGGGAGGCCGTGGACGCGCGCGGAGGCGGCGTCGAAGGGGCCCAGCGGTGCCTGGTACGGGTGGCGGACCACGTCGCCAGCCGGATCACCGGGGCCGGGTTCCGGGCCGTCGTCCTGGACCAGGAGGAGCTCAACTCCGCGATGGCGACCTCCGCGTGCGCCAGCCCCGCGCTGTCGGCCCGCGCCGGTCGGCCGGACGCGGCGGCACGGCGCCGTACCGCGGAGACCGCCCGCGTCTGGCGGTGCGACGACCGCTGGCACACCACCTACGCCGTGGGCCGCTGGCCCGAGTTGGGGCGCGGGGCGACTCCGCTGCCCAAGCTGGTGGCACTGCTGACCTCGGCCCCCGCGTTCGCCACCACGTTCAGTGTCACCCTGCGCCCCGGCGCGCACCGCGGGACGATGTCGATCGGCGGGCACGTACGGATCACCGGTGGCTCGGACACCGAACTGGTGCGCGTGCGGCGGACGTTGGAGCAGGCCGCACGGCACGCGAAGGTCGGTCTGGTACGGCTGGACCGCGAGCAGCTGCCCGGGGTGCTGGCCACCCTGCCGCTGGGAGGCGCGCGATGA
- a CDS encoding DUF397 domain-containing protein, protein MGSAQEKDELYALDISGVEWHSAPGTSADEERVEIAYLPEGAVAMRSSVDPDTVLRYTEAEWRAFVLGARDGEFDLR, encoded by the coding sequence ATGGGGAGCGCGCAGGAGAAGGACGAGCTGTATGCCCTGGACATCTCGGGCGTCGAGTGGCACAGCGCGCCCGGCACCAGTGCGGACGAGGAGCGCGTCGAGATCGCCTATCTGCCGGAAGGCGCCGTCGCCATGCGCTCGTCCGTGGACCCGGACACCGTGCTGAGGTACACCGAGGCCGAGTGGCGCGCCTTTGTCCTCGGGGCGCGCGACGGGGAGTTCGATCTGCGCTGA
- a CDS encoding SCO5717 family growth-regulating ATPase — MNGDRDEIRGGWDRPPVDDQSDAEPEVTGEFTIDYTPPAWYTQNTPGETSGGAGTAGPPPAHEPTPPPPPVGPPVAVPGLPTGSGFEPGWTIAPPAPAPALGTGSGSDPGTAPDAPGPADVAASAAGPADGAAPAAGPVAAGVPGPGPAAVPAPGPGPVAAPAGATGGPAGAAAVTPGPDAVAAAGPDPAERESVTAPAAPAAPAAPDGGPATGPAPVPAQAQASGQAGGQDATGAPELGPDPSAAQTSEPGPAAPTAPAEASGPAAAAEPFGGGDVESGATMRFSPSALKREFAARDAAKAAAAADSTGADSSDGANAGESPDGTVQAEAPAEAAPEAGQETPADGDAVAPEGDPAPAVPAPQDAPAAPVGAAPPAPATGPPWSPQTAQPPAAPDAVALPPLPPAFQPAAPAAAPQWPVPGQAQAPAPQPPYGWPAQPHQDTSGYGFPRPGQPGPAAAPGPNIPPPPTGYGFPQQGQPGAPAPHDPAAPGPNAVPAQAGYGFPQQGQPGQPGAPAPQTPATPGPNAVPPQAGYGFPQQGQPGQPGAPAPQAPATPGPNAVPAQAGYGFPQQAQTEQPGAPATPSPNAVPPQAGYGFPQQGQPGPNAHPPQPGYGFPQQGQPGPYPHAAVPPQAGYGFPHPDYPAQPGPVPQPPTQPQPQPQQATPYIPPQQVHQPQPHPQPQATPPTDPRAGAGWPSAVSHDHRERSVPGAPLGYTAAVELSSDRLLRNTKPKAKSSRNPSNASRFKIGGKAAEAERQRKLELIRTPVLSCYRIAVISLKGGVGKTTTTTALGSTLATERQDKILAIDANPDAGTLGRRVRRETGATIRDLVQAIPYLQSYMDIRRFTSQASSGLEIIANDVDPAVSTAFSDEDYRRAIEVLGKQYPIILTDSGTGLLYSAMRGVLDLADQLIIISTPSVDGASSASTTLDWLSAHGYADLVQRSLTVISGVRETGKMIKVDDIVQHFETRCRGVVVVPFDEHLAAGAEVDLDMMRPKTREAYFHLSALVAEDFARAQQAQGLWTSDGNSPPPQYAPPMPGPGGQGQPQQGQPPQGGPYPPQQAYPQQPYAQQQYPPQYAPQQPPHQQVPQPQPQPHPQPGQQPPHQQAPHQPPPPSPQQQPGHHPPQPGPPQAAPGVPPAWQQPPQAPPAPQQ; from the coding sequence GTGAACGGCGATCGGGACGAGATCCGCGGAGGCTGGGACCGGCCGCCCGTGGACGATCAGTCCGACGCGGAGCCCGAGGTGACGGGTGAGTTCACCATCGACTACACCCCTCCCGCCTGGTACACGCAGAACACGCCGGGGGAGACGTCCGGCGGGGCGGGGACGGCGGGGCCGCCGCCCGCGCACGAGCCCACGCCGCCTCCGCCCCCGGTGGGCCCGCCGGTGGCGGTGCCGGGGCTGCCGACGGGGAGCGGCTTCGAGCCCGGCTGGACGATTGCGCCTCCGGCACCCGCGCCCGCGCTGGGTACGGGGTCGGGGTCGGATCCAGGTACGGCACCTGACGCCCCGGGTCCTGCCGACGTGGCGGCTTCCGCCGCAGGTCCGGCCGACGGTGCGGCTCCTGCCGCGGGTCCGGTCGCGGCCGGCGTTCCCGGCCCCGGGCCGGCCGCCGTCCCGGCTCCTGGTCCCGGTCCGGTCGCCGCCCCTGCGGGGGCAACCGGCGGGCCCGCGGGCGCGGCGGCCGTGACGCCCGGGCCGGACGCGGTCGCGGCGGCCGGTCCCGACCCGGCCGAGCGCGAGAGCGTGACGGCCCCGGCGGCCCCGGCGGCCCCGGCGGCCCCGGACGGTGGTCCCGCCACCGGTCCGGCCCCGGTTCCCGCCCAGGCGCAGGCCTCCGGCCAGGCCGGAGGCCAGGACGCGACCGGCGCTCCGGAGCTCGGGCCCGACCCGTCCGCCGCACAGACGTCCGAACCCGGACCGGCGGCCCCGACCGCTCCCGCCGAGGCTTCCGGCCCGGCCGCCGCCGCGGAACCCTTCGGTGGCGGTGACGTGGAGAGCGGCGCGACGATGCGGTTCTCTCCCAGCGCGCTCAAGCGCGAGTTCGCCGCACGCGACGCGGCGAAGGCCGCGGCGGCCGCTGACAGCACGGGCGCCGACTCCTCGGACGGCGCGAACGCGGGCGAGTCGCCCGACGGTACGGTCCAGGCCGAGGCCCCGGCCGAAGCGGCGCCCGAGGCCGGGCAGGAAACGCCCGCCGACGGTGACGCGGTCGCCCCGGAGGGCGATCCGGCCCCCGCCGTACCGGCACCGCAGGACGCCCCCGCCGCGCCGGTCGGCGCCGCTCCCCCAGCCCCCGCGACCGGGCCGCCCTGGTCGCCGCAGACCGCGCAGCCCCCGGCCGCCCCCGACGCGGTCGCGCTGCCTCCGCTGCCGCCCGCGTTCCAGCCCGCCGCACCGGCGGCCGCGCCGCAGTGGCCCGTACCCGGACAGGCGCAAGCCCCCGCGCCCCAGCCGCCGTACGGCTGGCCCGCGCAGCCGCACCAGGACACGAGCGGGTACGGCTTCCCGCGGCCGGGACAGCCCGGCCCGGCCGCCGCGCCCGGCCCGAACATCCCGCCCCCGCCGACGGGTTACGGCTTCCCGCAACAGGGACAGCCGGGAGCCCCCGCACCCCATGACCCGGCCGCCCCCGGCCCGAACGCCGTTCCCGCACAGGCCGGTTACGGCTTCCCCCAACAAGGACAGCCCGGCCAACCGGGAGCCCCCGCACCCCAGACCCCCGCCACCCCCGGCCCGAACGCCGTACCCCCGCAAGCCGGTTACGGCTTCCCCCAACAAGGACAGCCCGGCCAACCGGGAGCCCCCGCACCCCAAGCCCCCGCCACCCCCGGCCCGAACGCCGTTCCCGCACAGGCCGGTTACGGCTTCCCGCAGCAGGCACAGACAGAGCAACCGGGAGCCCCCGCCACCCCCAGCCCAAACGCCGTACCCCCGCAAGCCGGTTACGGCTTCCCCCAGCAAGGACAGCCCGGGCCGAACGCCCACCCCCCGCAGCCCGGCTACGGCTTCCCCCAGCAGGGGCAGCCCGGCCCGTACCCGCACGCGGCCGTGCCCCCGCAGGCCGGCTACGGGTTCCCGCACCCCGACTACCCCGCCCAGCCGGGCCCCGTACCGCAGCCGCCCACGCAGCCCCAGCCCCAGCCGCAGCAGGCGACTCCGTACATCCCCCCGCAGCAGGTGCACCAGCCCCAGCCTCACCCGCAGCCGCAGGCCACCCCTCCCACCGACCCGCGGGCCGGGGCCGGTTGGCCGTCCGCCGTGTCGCACGACCACCGCGAGCGGTCCGTGCCGGGCGCCCCGCTCGGCTACACCGCCGCCGTCGAGCTGTCCTCCGACCGGCTCCTGCGCAACACCAAGCCGAAGGCGAAGAGCAGCCGCAACCCGTCCAACGCCTCCCGCTTCAAGATCGGCGGCAAGGCGGCCGAGGCCGAGCGGCAGCGCAAGCTCGAACTGATCCGCACGCCGGTGCTCTCCTGCTACCGGATCGCGGTCATCAGCCTCAAGGGCGGTGTCGGCAAGACCACGACCACCACCGCGCTGGGGTCGACGCTGGCCACCGAGCGGCAGGACAAGATCCTGGCGATCGACGCCAACCCGGACGCCGGCACGCTCGGCCGCCGCGTGCGGCGCGAGACCGGGGCGACCATCCGCGACCTGGTCCAGGCGATCCCGTACCTCCAGAGCTACATGGACATCCGGCGCTTCACGTCGCAGGCGTCCTCCGGTCTGGAGATCATCGCCAACGACGTGGACCCCGCGGTCTCGACGGCGTTCAGCGACGAGGACTACCGGCGCGCGATCGAGGTGCTCGGCAAGCAGTACCCGATCATCCTGACGGACTCCGGCACCGGTCTGCTCTACAGCGCGATGCGCGGGGTGCTGGACCTCGCCGACCAGCTGATCATCATCTCGACGCCGTCGGTGGACGGGGCCAGCAGCGCCTCCACGACGCTCGACTGGCTGTCGGCGCACGGCTACGCCGATCTGGTGCAGCGGTCCCTCACCGTCATCTCCGGGGTCCGCGAGACCGGGAAGATGATCAAGGTCGACGACATCGTGCAGCACTTCGAGACCCGTTGCCGCGGGGTCGTCGTGGTGCCGTTCGACGAGCACCTCGCGGCGGGCGCCGAGGTGGACCTCGACATGATGCGGCCGAAGACGCGCGAGGCGTACTTCCACCTCTCCGCGCTGGTCGCCGAGGACTTCGCGCGGGCGCAGCAGGCGCAGGGGTTGTGGACGTCGGACGGCAACAGCCCGCCGCCGCAGTACGCGCCGCCGATGCCGGGTCCGGGCGGCCAGGGCCAGCCGCAGCAGGGCCAACCGCCGCAGGGCGGACCGTACCCGCCGCAGCAGGCGTATCCCCAACAACCGTACGCACAGCAGCAGTACCCCCCGCAGTACGCGCCCCAGCAACCCCCGCACCAGCAGGTCCCGCAACCCCAGCCCCAACCCCACCCCCAGCCGGGACAGCAGCCCCCGCACCAGCAGGCTCCCCACCAGCCGCCGCCCCCGTCGCCGCAGCAGCAGCCCGGGCACCATCCTCCGCAGCCAGGGCCCCCGCAGGCAGCGCCCGGTGTGCCGCCGGCCTGGCAGCAGCCTCCGCAGGCGCCGCCAGCGCCTCAGCAGTGA
- a CDS encoding ABC transporter substrate-binding protein, producing MVHSVPPRPTRQPLRHSSRSSRFSHSSSPSSSRFRLLLASGAVCGALVAGTVIPFNPLLPAPQQARAADGGKVLTVAVSQSVDSLSPFLSQTLLGTTVHRLTYEYLTNYDPKDAHTIPGFATAWKPSADKLTWTFTIRDNSKWSDGRQATAEDAAWTFNKMMTDENAATANGSFTSNFKKVTAPDPRTLVIELNKPQATMTALDVPIVPKHIWEKVGDFSKFNNDKTFPIVGNGPFVITDFKVDQYIKLKPNKTFWRGAPKFDELVLKYYKDGDAAVAALRKGEVSFVPNLTPAQAASLKATADIKVNDAPGRRFYALATNPGARSKDGKKFGNGNPALLDPAVREALFRAVDRKTIVDKVFQGHAVEGQGYIPPRFGSYFWQPSPDQALTYDPAAAAAVLDRAGYKKNSSGKRVGKDGKPLDLRILCHATDPNDKAVGKYLQEWWGELGVGLEVECLDNVSDPWLAGDYDLAFDGWSVNPDPDYVLSIHTCDALPATPKDSAATDNFICDKTYDELYGRQLAEYDPARRAELVKQLESRLYDTGYMNVMAYPNAVEAYRTDQIKSITTMPEAAGNLWGQDGYWSWWSAVPADGGGSSDSSSSTGVVIGIGAFVVLVAALGVFVAMRRRSTAEDRE from the coding sequence ATGGTCCACAGCGTTCCCCCACGCCCGACGCGACAGCCCCTGAGGCACTCCTCCCGCTCCTCCCGCTTCTCCCACTCCTCCTCCCCTTCCTCCTCCCGATTCCGCCTGCTCCTGGCTTCCGGCGCCGTGTGCGGCGCGCTCGTGGCCGGGACCGTGATCCCGTTCAACCCCCTGCTCCCGGCACCCCAGCAGGCGCGGGCCGCCGACGGCGGGAAGGTCCTGACCGTCGCGGTCAGCCAGAGTGTCGACTCCCTCAGCCCGTTCCTGTCCCAGACGCTGCTCGGTACGACGGTCCACCGCCTGACCTACGAGTACTTGACGAACTACGACCCCAAGGACGCGCACACGATCCCGGGGTTCGCCACCGCGTGGAAGCCGTCGGCGGACAAGCTCACGTGGACGTTCACCATCCGCGACAACTCGAAGTGGTCGGACGGGCGGCAGGCGACCGCGGAGGACGCCGCCTGGACGTTCAACAAGATGATGACGGACGAGAACGCGGCGACCGCCAACGGCAGTTTCACCTCCAACTTCAAGAAGGTGACGGCCCCGGACCCGCGGACGCTCGTCATCGAGCTGAACAAGCCGCAGGCCACGATGACCGCGCTCGACGTGCCGATCGTGCCCAAGCACATCTGGGAGAAGGTCGGCGACTTCTCCAAGTTCAACAACGACAAGACGTTTCCGATCGTCGGCAACGGGCCTTTTGTCATCACCGACTTCAAGGTCGACCAGTACATCAAGCTCAAGCCGAACAAGACCTTCTGGCGCGGCGCGCCCAAGTTCGACGAGCTGGTCCTGAAGTACTACAAGGACGGGGACGCGGCCGTCGCCGCGCTGCGCAAGGGCGAGGTGTCGTTCGTCCCCAACCTCACCCCGGCGCAGGCCGCTTCGCTCAAGGCCACCGCCGACATCAAGGTCAACGACGCGCCGGGACGCCGCTTCTACGCCCTCGCCACCAACCCGGGCGCCCGCTCGAAGGACGGCAAGAAGTTCGGCAACGGCAACCCGGCGCTGCTCGATCCGGCGGTACGGGAGGCGCTGTTCCGGGCTGTCGACCGCAAGACCATCGTCGACAAGGTCTTCCAGGGGCACGCCGTGGAGGGCCAGGGGTACATCCCGCCGCGCTTCGGCTCGTACTTCTGGCAGCCCTCCCCCGACCAGGCGCTGACGTACGACCCGGCCGCGGCGGCCGCCGTTCTCGACCGGGCGGGCTACAAGAAGAACAGCTCCGGCAAGCGCGTCGGCAAGGACGGCAAGCCGCTCGACCTCCGCATCCTGTGCCACGCCACCGACCCCAACGACAAGGCCGTCGGCAAGTACCTCCAGGAGTGGTGGGGCGAGCTGGGCGTCGGGCTGGAGGTCGAGTGCCTCGACAACGTGTCGGACCCGTGGCTCGCCGGTGACTACGACCTGGCCTTCGACGGCTGGTCCGTCAACCCCGATCCCGACTACGTCCTCTCCATCCACACGTGCGACGCGCTGCCCGCCACGCCCAAGGACAGCGCCGCCACGGACAACTTCATCTGCGACAAGACGTACGACGAGCTCTACGGGCGACAGCTCGCGGAGTACGACCCGGCCCGGCGCGCGGAGCTCGTCAAGCAGCTGGAGTCGCGGCTGTACGACACCGGGTACATGAACGTCATGGCCTACCCGAACGCCGTCGAGGCGTACCGTACGGACCAGATCAAGTCCATCACGACGATGCCGGAGGCCGCCGGCAACCTCTGGGGCCAGGACGGTTACTGGAGCTGGTGGTCCGCGGTACCGGCCGATGGCGGCGGCAGCTCGGACAGTTCGTCCTCCACCGGTGTGGTGATCGGGATCGGAGCCTTCGTGGTGCTCGTGGCCGCCCTCGGGGTCTTCGTCGCGATGCGTCGCCGTTCCACCGCGGAAGACCGTGAATAA
- a CDS encoding ABC transporter permease: MSTASTPGVARDAADGPGRTGPSDTADRRSSGTATAYLLYTAGKLGGAVVSLIAVLVTSFFLFRIIPGDPVKAMTRGVPTSAAQLATMRKQFGLDLPMWRQFTDYCAHALTGDLGTSYQFRAPVGELIAEKLPATLLLMGVAVVIYSALGLWLGTRTAWRNGGLGDRINTGVALTLWSVPSFWLGLLLIIVFSVGMGPIPGMFPTGGMSSGSSSGFGYVADVAHHLVLPVVTLVAVGYAQTLLVMRSSLLDEMGGDYLTTARAKGLRDDLVRRRHAVPNALLPTVTMVFINLGHVAAGSILVETVFSWPGLGGLFYQALSVPDLPLVQGLFVVFAGAMILMNLLADLLYPLLDPRVGR; encoded by the coding sequence ATGAGTACCGCAAGCACCCCCGGTGTGGCGCGGGACGCCGCCGACGGCCCGGGCAGGACCGGGCCGTCGGACACGGCGGACCGCCGCTCCTCCGGCACCGCGACCGCCTATCTCCTCTACACGGCGGGCAAGTTGGGCGGCGCGGTCGTCTCGCTGATCGCCGTGCTGGTCACCAGCTTCTTCCTGTTCCGGATCATCCCCGGTGACCCGGTGAAGGCCATGACCCGGGGCGTGCCGACGTCGGCCGCGCAACTGGCCACGATGCGCAAGCAGTTCGGCCTCGACCTGCCCATGTGGCGGCAGTTCACCGACTACTGCGCCCACGCCCTGACCGGGGACCTCGGCACCTCGTACCAGTTCCGCGCGCCCGTCGGTGAGCTGATCGCCGAGAAGCTGCCCGCGACCCTGCTGCTCATGGGGGTCGCCGTGGTGATCTACTCGGCGCTCGGCCTCTGGCTCGGCACCCGCACGGCCTGGCGCAACGGCGGCCTCGGCGACCGGATCAACACGGGCGTGGCGCTGACCCTCTGGTCCGTGCCGTCCTTCTGGCTGGGCCTGCTGCTGATCATCGTCTTCTCCGTCGGGATGGGCCCGATCCCCGGGATGTTCCCCACCGGCGGTATGTCGTCGGGCAGTTCGAGCGGTTTCGGGTACGTGGCCGACGTCGCCCACCACCTGGTGCTGCCCGTCGTCACGCTGGTCGCCGTCGGGTACGCGCAGACGCTCCTCGTCATGCGCTCGTCCCTGCTGGACGAGATGGGCGGCGACTACCTGACGACGGCCCGGGCGAAGGGCCTGCGGGACGATCTCGTCCGGCGCCGGCACGCCGTGCCCAACGCCCTGCTGCCCACGGTCACGATGGTGTTCATCAACCTGGGCCATGTGGCGGCCGGTTCGATCCTCGTCGAGACGGTGTTCTCCTGGCCGGGGCTCGGCGGCCTGTTCTACCAAGCGCTCAGCGTGCCCGATCTCCCGCTCGTACAGGGCCTGTTCGTCGTCTTCGCCGGCGCGATGATCCTGATGAACCTGCTCGCCGACCTGCTCTATCCGCTGCTCGATCCCCGGGTGGGCCGATGA
- a CDS encoding ABC transporter permease translates to MTLEKTPPLPAAPGPSLPSAAALARARRRASVARFWRQYRTHRSGLLGLTALALIALMALLAPLLVGDDVQSVTHAPGTALESPSGQFPLGTDQFGRSLLGLLVWGSRISLTVGLLAAALSVAIGTLVGIIAGHYGRWYSTVIMRITDWFLVMPTLVLAIVLATVMSRSIWTIVVAIGVTSWPTTARLVRAQTIAIESRPYIERARALGGGHRHVMTRHVLPNVMPLVLAQTTLGISSAILTEATLAFLGLGDPTVVSWGGLLQDAREAGAVSSGHWWYLAPPGIAIACVALAFTLCGRTVEAVLNPKLGAPR, encoded by the coding sequence ATGACACTGGAGAAGACCCCTCCGCTCCCTGCCGCGCCGGGCCCCTCCCTGCCGTCCGCGGCCGCGCTCGCCCGGGCCCGGCGGCGCGCGTCGGTGGCCCGCTTCTGGCGGCAGTACCGTACGCACCGGTCCGGGCTCCTCGGCCTCACGGCTCTCGCGCTGATCGCCCTGATGGCCCTCCTCGCGCCGCTGCTCGTCGGCGACGACGTGCAGAGCGTGACCCACGCGCCCGGGACGGCACTGGAGTCACCGAGCGGCCAATTCCCCCTGGGAACCGACCAGTTCGGACGGTCCCTCCTCGGCCTGCTGGTCTGGGGCTCCCGCATCTCGCTCACCGTCGGGCTGCTCGCGGCGGCCCTGTCCGTCGCCATCGGGACCCTGGTCGGCATCATCGCCGGGCACTACGGGCGGTGGTACTCGACCGTCATCATGCGGATCACCGACTGGTTCCTGGTGATGCCCACCCTGGTCCTCGCGATCGTGCTGGCGACCGTGATGTCCCGGTCCATCTGGACGATCGTCGTGGCGATCGGTGTCACCAGCTGGCCGACGACGGCACGGCTCGTACGGGCGCAGACCATCGCCATCGAGTCCCGGCCGTACATCGAGCGGGCCCGGGCGCTGGGCGGCGGCCACCGGCACGTCATGACACGCCATGTGCTGCCCAACGTCATGCCGTTGGTGCTCGCCCAGACCACCCTCGGCATCTCCAGCGCGATCCTCACCGAGGCCACCCTCGCCTTCCTCGGGCTCGGCGACCCCACCGTCGTCTCCTGGGGCGGCCTGCTCCAGGACGCGCGGGAGGCGGGCGCCGTCTCCTCCGGGCACTGGTGGTACCTCGCGCCGCCCGGCATCGCGATCGCGTGCGTCGCGCTCGCCTTCACACTCTGCGGCCGGACCGTCGAGGCCGTGCTCAACCCCAAGCTAGGGGCGCCCCGTTGA
- a CDS encoding ABC transporter ATP-binding protein → MTTTPSPALLEIKDLHVTYASGAAAVRGVDLTVAAGTKLGIAGESGCGKSTLALALLRLLPASAKLTGEILLDGEDVLTMKWGRLRAVRWAGASIVFQGAMHSLNAVHRIGDQIAEPVVLHQHATPAAARRRAADLLEQVGLPAARASAYPHELSGGQRQRVMIAMALACDPRLIVADEPTTALDVMIQAQILRLIERLVADQGISLMMISHDLTVLADTCDRLAVMYAGRVVEEGPARAVYDTAAHPYGRALSAAFPRIGDPASRRAPRGLPGDPPDPSALPGGCTFHPRCPVALDSCAEDDPALREAGAGRRAACVLVGSVGAPGSGTAADPGPAAAARAASADPAAAADPRAAADPGAADPSAAADSTPDLDPA, encoded by the coding sequence TTGACCACCACTCCCTCCCCCGCCCTCCTGGAGATCAAGGATCTCCACGTCACCTACGCCTCCGGCGCGGCGGCCGTACGCGGCGTCGACCTGACCGTCGCGGCCGGTACGAAGCTCGGCATCGCCGGTGAGTCGGGCTGCGGCAAGTCCACCCTGGCCCTGGCGCTGCTGCGCCTGCTGCCCGCCTCGGCGAAGCTGACCGGCGAGATCCTCCTCGACGGCGAGGACGTCCTCACCATGAAGTGGGGGCGGCTGCGCGCCGTCCGGTGGGCGGGGGCGTCGATCGTCTTCCAGGGCGCGATGCACTCGCTCAACGCGGTGCACCGGATCGGCGACCAGATCGCCGAACCGGTGGTGCTGCACCAGCACGCCACCCCGGCGGCCGCCCGGCGCCGCGCCGCCGACCTGCTCGAACAGGTCGGGCTGCCCGCCGCCCGGGCGAGCGCCTACCCGCACGAGCTGTCCGGCGGGCAGCGCCAGCGCGTCATGATCGCGATGGCCCTGGCGTGCGATCCCCGGCTGATCGTGGCCGACGAGCCGACCACCGCGCTGGACGTGATGATCCAGGCGCAGATCCTGCGCCTCATCGAACGGCTGGTCGCCGACCAGGGCATCAGCCTGATGATGATCAGCCACGACCTGACCGTCCTCGCGGACACCTGCGACCGGCTCGCCGTGATGTACGCGGGACGCGTCGTGGAGGAGGGCCCGGCGCGGGCGGTGTACGACACGGCCGCGCACCCGTACGGCCGGGCGCTGTCGGCCGCGTTCCCCCGTATCGGCGACCCCGCCTCCCGGCGGGCCCCGCGCGGCCTTCCGGGCGACCCACCGGACCCCTCGGCACTGCCGGGAGGCTGTACGTTCCATCCGCGCTGCCCGGTCGCGCTCGACTCGTGCGCGGAGGACGACCCGGCGCTACGGGAGGCGGGGGCGGGGCGGCGGGCGGCGTGCGTTCTTGTGGGGTCCGTCGGTGCTCCGGGGTCCGGGACCGCCGCGGACCCGGGGCCGGCCGCCGCCGCCCGCGCGGCCTCGGCCGACCCGGCGGCCGCCGCGGACCCGAGGGCCGCCGCGGACCCGGGGGCCGCCGACCCGTCCGCCGCCGCCGACTCCACCCCCGACCTGGACCCGGCGTGA